The following are encoded together in the Ornithorhynchus anatinus isolate Pmale09 unplaced genomic scaffold, mOrnAna1.pri.v4 scaffold_264_arrow_ctg1, whole genome shotgun sequence genome:
- the NUP85 gene encoding nuclear pore complex protein Nup85 produces MEEVDGEPPLTPIPGVNPEKKQMCFDWGPGEMLVCETLFGKKEAVVGVAGCPFIYIVRKDMDVYSQILRKLFNESHSIFVGLQRSEEELAGKSRKTQLVRVSKNYRSVMRACMEEMHQVAVSAQDPGCGRQYSSQVSILSAMELIWNLCEILFIEMATAGPLLLLLLDWIRLHVCEMDSLSADVLGSDSPTDHQSFWDLVTLLVLQGRLGEARQMLCKEADASPAAVGVCGILGDLMRAMPILSPGNMQTLTELELKWQHWHEECERHLQDGTFAAHPRLETLCKILVGDEEALLGQKRLLSTWYHFLVTRLLYAHPTVKPAELHFYAQSSLDLFLGSDGSPEPLDNILMAAFEFDIHQVIKECSIALSNWWFVAHLTDLLDHCKLLQSHNLYFGSNMREFLLLEFASGLFAHHSLWQLGVDYFDHCPEFGRVYLELHMERIPLDTERKALKVLRICEQRQMAEQVRSVCKIMAMKAVRNNRLGSALSWSIRAKDAAFATLVSDRFLQHYCEQGSFSDRDLIDNLGSSIMLSDRLTFLGKYREFHRLYGEQRFAAAASLLLSLMTSHIAPRSFWMTLLTDALPLLEQKQVIFSAEQTYELLQCLEALMAIKTGPEGQRLQDDDGVEATKLEMLRLALARNLARAIVRDGTLEGS; encoded by the exons ATGGAGGAGGTGGACGGGGAGCCGCCGCTCACC CCCATCCCCGGCGTGAATCCCGAGAAGAAGCAGATGTGTTTCGACTGGGGGCCCGGTGAGATGCTGGTGTGTGAGACATTATTCGGGAAGAAAG AGGCTGTGGTGGGGGTGGCCGGCTGCCCCTTCATCTACATCGTCCGGAAGGACATGGACGTGTATTCCCAGATCCTGCGCAAACTCTTCAACGAGTCTCACAGCATCTTTGTGGGACTGCAGCGCAGTGAAGAGGAGCTGGCGGGCAAGTCCAGGAAGACCCA GTTGGTCCGTGTGAGCAAAAACTACCGGTCGGTCATGAGGGCCTGCATGGAGGAGATGCACCAGGTGGCTG TGTCGGCCCAAGACCCCGGGTGTGGACGCCAGTACAGCAGCCAG gtCTCAATTCTGTCTGCGATGGAGCTGATCTGGAACCTCTGTGAGATCCTGTTCATAGAGATGGCCACag CggggccgctgctgctgctgctcctggacTGGATCCGGCTGCACGTGTGTGAGATGGACAGCCTGTCTGCCGACGTCCTGGGCAGCGACAGTCCCACCGACCACCAGAGCTTCTGGGATTTG GTGACGCTGTTGGTGCTACAGGGCCGCCTGGGGGAGGCGCGACAGATGCTCTGCAAGGAGGCGGACGCCAGCCCGGCGGCGGTGGGCGTGTGCGGGATCCTCGGGGACCTCATGCGGGCCATGCCCATCCTCAGC CCGGGGAACATGCAGACCCTGACAGAGCTGGAGCTGAAGTGGCAGCACTGGCATGAGGAGTGTGAGCGTCACCTCCAAGATGGCACCTTCGCCGCCCACCCCCGCCTGGAGACGCTCTGTAAG ATCCTGGTGGGGGACGAGGAAGCGCTGCTGGGCCAGAAGAGGCTCCTCAGCACGTGGTATCACTTCCTAGTCACCAGGCTTCTCTACGCCCACCCTACGGTCAAGCCCGCTGAGTTGCATTTCTACGCACAG TCCAGCCTGGATCTCTTCCTGGGCAGTGACGGCAGCCCGGAGCCGCTGGACAACATCTTGATGGCGGCCTTTGAGTTCGACATTCACCAAGTGATCAAGGAGTGCAG catcgccctCAGCAACTGGTGGTTCGTGGCTCACCTGACGGACCTGCTGGACCACTGCAAGCTCCTGCAGTCCCACAACCTCTA ttttggctccaacATGCGTGAGTTCCTCCTGCTGGAATTTGCTTCAGGGCTGTTCGCTCATCATAG CCTGTGGCAGCTGGGGGTGGATTACTTCGACCACTGCCCCGAGTTCGGCCGCGTCTACCTGGAGCTGCACATGGAGCGGATCCCCCTGGACACGGAGCGCAAGGCTCTCAAGGTGCTGCGCATCTGCGAGCAGcggcagatggcagagcagg TTCGCAGCGTCTGTAAGATCATGGCCATGAAAGCCGTCCGCAACAACCGGCTGGGTTCCGCACTGTCCTGGAGCATCCGGGCCAAAGACGCCGCCTTCGCCACCCTCGTGTCAGACAG GTTCCTGCAGCATTACTGCGAGCAGGGCAGCTTCTCGGACCGGGACCTCATCGACAACCTGGGCTCCTCCATCATGCTCAGCGATCGCCTGACGTTCCTGg GGAAGTACCGCGAGTTTCACCGTCTGTACGGGGAGCAGCGCTTTGCCGCCGCGGCCTCCCTGCTGCTGTCGCTCATGACCTCCCACATCGCCCCCCGCTCCTTCTGGATGACCCTGCTGACCGACGCCCTGCCCCTCCTGGAGCAGAAGCAG